The proteins below are encoded in one region of Helianthus annuus cultivar XRQ/B chromosome 2, HanXRQr2.0-SUNRISE, whole genome shotgun sequence:
- the LOC110910729 gene encoding uncharacterized protein LOC110910729 isoform X2 — MTTDQHQQLSLCFDKLMGDVSRSLKSRFIYQLPAVRLTDEQDGRLRGFCGHTIQMFLSALKPSDVICTILAVQRKFIIYVSRVKLVHLPDINILKSTELSRITYDPDMLEATRYLNYGSIPKSVFMLETLGVFISLVVEY, encoded by the exons ATG ACAACAGATCAGCATCAGCAGCTTTCCTTATGCTTTGACAAACTAATGGGTGATGTCTCCAGAAGCTTGAAATCAAG GTTCATTTATCAGCTCCCAGCTGTTCGTTTAACGGATGAACAAGATGGTCGATTGAGAGGGTTTTG TGGTCATACAATACAAATGTTTTTGTCCGCCCTGAAGCCTTCCGATGTTATATGTACCATTCTAGCGGTGCAACGAAAGTTTATCATATACGTATCACGTGTCAAGTTGGTTCACCTACCGGATA TTAATATTTTGAAGTCTACAGAACTGAGTAGGATTACTTACGACCCAGATATGCTCGAGGCAACGAGATATTTAAATTATGGATCTATACCTAAGTCCGTGTTCATGTTAGAAACATTGGGTGTTTTTATATCTTTAGTTGTTGAATATTAA
- the LOC110910729 gene encoding uncharacterized protein LOC110910729 isoform X3 produces the protein MGDVSRSLKSRFIYQLPAVRLTDEQDGRLRGFCGHTIQMFLSALKPSDVICTILAVQRKFIIYVSRVKLVHLPDINILKSTELSRITYDPDMLEATRYLNYGSIPKSVFMLETLGVFISLVVEY, from the exons ATGGGTGATGTCTCCAGAAGCTTGAAATCAAG GTTCATTTATCAGCTCCCAGCTGTTCGTTTAACGGATGAACAAGATGGTCGATTGAGAGGGTTTTG TGGTCATACAATACAAATGTTTTTGTCCGCCCTGAAGCCTTCCGATGTTATATGTACCATTCTAGCGGTGCAACGAAAGTTTATCATATACGTATCACGTGTCAAGTTGGTTCACCTACCGGATA TTAATATTTTGAAGTCTACAGAACTGAGTAGGATTACTTACGACCCAGATATGCTCGAGGCAACGAGATATTTAAATTATGGATCTATACCTAAGTCCGTGTTCATGTTAGAAACATTGGGTGTTTTTATATCTTTAGTTGTTGAATATTAA
- the LOC110910729 gene encoding F-box/kelch-repeat protein At3g06240 isoform X1, producing MADLPIETIFEILTRVPAKVVGRSKSVCKEWYALLSTRDFIRVHCSRSLVSSNQRVLLIDDLTCSVHPIIFQSCDYGPRSIVTLPFDHQNNDVSILSHLNGLLCVCLNHTNELLLWNPTTTAFKRLSTPDSLGIYINNLNAVGLYADDTDDYKVLHIKRRCGVYESYVYSRELNFWRNIPFLTRQEYLSPNFYWSPGTFCGGTLYFTLCECWVGGTNVVICFDINSEQFKEISFPPVPSTGFVQGVLVNVKNELHMFATTGWFEITIDLWTLKEDYWIKVLSCPPIPPISLSLWGDITHYMTNGDWFVMTKLGKLFTIEMDTKPFKILYPVTWFRGYKGAVFVETVVSPTI from the coding sequence ATGGCTGACCTTCCTATTGAAACAATATTTGAGATATTAACGAGGGTGCCAGCGAAGGTCGTAGGACGTTCTAAGAGTGTTTGTAAGGAATGGTATGCGTTGCTGTCAACTCGAGATTTCATAAGGGTACATTGTTCTCGCTCATTAGTTTCATCTAACCAAAGAGTTCTCTTAATTGACGACCTAACATGCTCTGTTCATCCGATCATCTTTCAATCCTGTGATTATGGGCCAAGGTCAATAGTTACATTACCATTCGACCACCAAAATAATGATGTGTCAATACTTTCACATTTGAATGGATTGTTGTGTGTTTGCTTGAATCATACAAACGAGTTGcttctttggaatccaacaacTACTGCTTTCAAGCGTTTGTCAACACCTGATTCTCTTGGAATCTATATAAATAATCTTAATGCCGTTGGTTTGTATGCTGATGATACCGATGATTACAAGGTCTTGCATATCAAGCGTAGGTGTGGTGTATATGAAAGCTATGTTTATTCTAGGGAATTAAACTTTTGGAGAAATATTCCTTTCTTAACAAGACAAGAGTACCTTAGCCCCAATTTCTATTGGTCACCAGGCACATTTTGTGGTGGTACTCTGTATTTCACTCTTTGCGAATGTTGGGTCGGAGGTACAAATGTGGTGATTTGTTTTGATATTAATTCAGAGCAGTTCAAGGAGATAAGCTTTCCACCTGTTCCATCTACGGGATTTGTTCAAGGTGTTTTAGTGAATGTAAAAAATGAGCTTCACATGTTTGCTACGACTGGCTGGTTTGAGATAACAATTGACCTATGGACGCTAAAAGAGGATTACTGGATTAAGGTCTTATCATGTCCTCCGATCCCCCCAATATCATTGTCATTGTGGGGCGATATAACACATTACATGACGAATGGTGATTGGTTTGTGATGACTAAATTAGGGAAGCTTTTTACTATTGAAATGGATACGAAGCCCTTCAAAATTCTTTATCCGGTTACTTGGTTTCGTGGTTATAAGGGTGCGGTGTTTGTGGAGACCGTTGTTTCACCAACTATTTAG
- the LOC110910720 gene encoding uncharacterized protein LOC110910720, giving the protein MASRCQLRSVNRHSRMDRQPFVPYTNKKIETTSTPDSLCCALQGLTNAQKADITNMGFESIKSFSIHNIPTGLGYWLLVNYDHKRSELNVGDRVIEITPSKVHDVLGVPTGTIAVFEKRKPRKADAFREEWRNQFNQDKITVKNVSDKLKSYRNGGTLFKLNFLVLFNSVMGETTKRMYPTVNHKFLASIMNEGDISSMDWCSYIITCLKRTKEEWNGTEPYNGPLTFLAVLYAHEQQLKCSPEKAITSAIKYVTTDYLVDLESSMCDNGPCLNDDVEEDNQSTQYVEVQVEMVTQIELDKGQTGEVQADIDQNLNMPIGPSGAQSLSGLSANLSHCNRSEPPKDVILLDDNDDDDVVILDPKQEQCELVEKFPSRRSDTVCVQGYTVKRDVAKILEAIFEKHGDIADKCVIKTKSLRSPILEAVCEVVKWIQVNDVLDKLEDIENRLSDIKALNIDVSWLQTRLDAIRKRKAVSEEYNLLIEMKANALSAKKAAQICLRKRRAELADAQEQSKRAKRCVDVLHLVGANLIDHFFKSEAKMNSWVKDAVV; this is encoded by the exons ATG GCTTCCAGGTGCCAATTAAGAAGCGTAAACCGACATTCAAGAATGGATAGACAACCATTTGTACCATATACAAACAAGAAAATCGAAACGACAAGCACGCCAGACAGCTTGTGTTGTGCGTTACAAGGCTTGACTAATGCTCAAAAGGCTGATATAACGAATATGGGATTTGAATCTATAAAGTCCTTTAGCATACACAACATACCAACGGGTTTAGGGTATTGGTTGTTAGTCAACTATGATCATAAACGGAGCGAGTTAAACGTTGGCGACCGTGTAATTGAAATCACACCATCAAAGGTTCATGATGTTTTGGGAGTGCCTACGGGGACAATTGCCGTGTTTGAGAAGAGAAAACCGAGAAAAGCAGATGCTTTTAGAGAAGAATGGAGGAATCAGTTCAACCAGGATAAAATAACTGTTAAAAATGTGAGTGATAAGCTTAAATCATATAGGAATGGCGGGACGCTTTTCAAGCTTAACTTCCTTGTTCTCTTCAACTCTGTCATGGGTGAGACAACCAAGAGAATGTATCCAACCGTGAATCATAAATTTCTCGCATCAATCATGAATGAAGGCGACATATCTAGTATGGATTGGTGTAGCTATATCATAACTTGCTTGAAGAGAACGAAAGAGGAATGGAATGGTACAGAGCCCTATAATGGCCCTTTGACTTTTCTTGCG GTTTTATACGCACACGAGCAACAACTGAAATGTAGCCCTGAAAAAGCAATAACATCGGCTATAAAATATGTTACCACGGATTATTTAGTTGATCTTGAGAGTTCCATGTGTGACAATGGACCGTGTTTGAATGATGACGTTGAAGAGGACAATCAGTCAACTCAATATGTTGAAGTTCAAGTTGAAATGGTAACTCAAATTGAATTAGATAAAGGTCAAACCGGTGAAGTTCAAGCTGATATTGACCAAAATTTGAACATGCCCATTGGCCCATCGGGTGCTCAGTCACTGTCTGGATTATCAGCTAACCTTAGCCATTGTAACCGATCTGAACCGCCTAAAGATGTGATA TTACTTGATGAcaacgatgatgatgatgtagttATCTTAGACCCCAAGCAGGAACAATGTGAGCTG GTGGAAAAGTTCCCATCCCGTCGAAGTGACACAGTTTGTGTCCAAGGCTACACAGTGAAGCGAGATGTTGCAAAAATTCTTGAAGCCATTTTCGAGAAACACGGTGACATTGCAGACAAATGTGTAATCAAAACAAAGTCTTTGAGATCACCAATCCTCGAGGCTGTGTGTGAAGTTGTCAAGTGGATTCAAGTCAATGATGTTCTTGACAAACTTGAAGATATAGAGAATCGGCTGTCGGATATAAAGGCACTCAACATTGATGTCTCATGGCTTCAAACTCGCCTAGACGCCATTCGTAAAAGAAAGGCGGTCAGTGAAGAGTACAATTTGCTTATAGAAATGAAAGCAAACGCCCTTTCGGCTAAAAAGGCTGCCCAAATCTGTTTGAGAAAGAGACGTGCAGAGCTCGCGGATGCACAAGAACAATCTAAAAGGGCTAAAAGGTGTGTGGATGTGTTGCATCTTGTTGGAGCGAATCTAATCGACCACTTCTTCAAATCTGAGGCCAAAATGAACTCATGGGTAAAGGACGCGGTTGTGTAG